TCAGGATAAGAATGACCAGGACAAGAACCAAGATCAGAATAAAGATAAAAACGATCAGAATAAGGATAATCAGGATCAAAACAAAGATCAGGATCAGAATCAGCAAAATCAGGATCAAAACAAAGACCAAAATAAAGACCAGCAGCAACAGCAACAACCTCAGCAAAATAAAATTTCGAAACAGGATGCTGAGCAACTGTTACAGGCCTTGCAAAACGATGAACGCGACATTCAGGATAAGGTGAAAAAAGCAAAAGCTGCCAAAGCCAAACGTACGCGATCGGAGAAAGAATGGTAGAGGAAACGATGAAGGATTAAAGATGAAAGATTAATTATTAAGGATTAATCGGATACATAAAGAAGCAATTGAACAAAAACAATAATTTTGTAGGCTTTGATACAATGATGAAGAAACTGATAATATATATTTTTCTTTTTTGCGCGGCGATTGCAGCCCGGGCCGAACAAACCCGTTTTACCATGTCGGCACCAAGTGCCGTTGAAATGGGACAACAATTCAGGCTGAGCTTTCAAATTAACGACAGGGGAACAAATTTGCAGCTTCCTCCGGGATTAAGCGACAATTTCCAGATTTTAGTGGGGCCAAGCATAAGTCAGTCTTCAACACGCATTACAGACATTAACGGAAAAACGACTTCGGAGGTAACGTTTTCGTACACCTATATTTTGCGTGCCAAAGCAGAAGGAACTTTCGAAATCCGCCCGGGATCGATCGAGGTAAACGGTAAAGTTTTTGAATCCAATAAGCTGTCTATTCAGGTGGTGAAAGCACAAGCGCAATCGAACCAGTCGCAGGGAGGTACAACGCAACCACAGCAAGGAGCATCGCAAAATGTGGAGCTCGACAAAGACAACCTTTTTGTACGCGTTGATTTAAGCAAACGAAACGTTTATCGTGGCGAACAAATTATTGCAACCGTAAAATTATATGTAAATCCAAATGTTCCGGTGCATGGTTTTGATGAAGTTAACCTGCCCACTTACGAAGGTTTTTACACTCAGGACATTGATATTCCGCAGCAGATCAATTTCACCCGTGAGGTGTACAATGATAAAATTTACCAGGTTGGAACACTGAAAAAGACCATCCTGTTCCCCCAACAAAACGGACGCTTGACAATCGAGCCTTTCAGTATGGCACTATTGATTCGCCAGCGGGTAAAAGCACGTAGTTTCTTCGATGACTTTTTCGACAATTACCGAACGGTTAAAGCACGTGTTACCAGCGATGCAGTTTCGGTGAATGTAAAAGATCTGCCAAGCGAACCCGCCAATTTTATGGGCGGTGTGGGTAACTTTAATGTTTCGTCGGAAATCAGCAGCACCGATGTTACCACCAACGACGCGGTTACACTAACGATGAAAATATCGGGTAACGGAAATATCCGCCTGGTACGTTCTCCTGAACTGGAGCTGCCAAGCGATTTTGAAGTTTACGATCCACGGGCAACCGACAATGTACAGGCCAACGATAACGGCGTTTCAGGAAATAAAACCATTGAGTACCTTTTCCAGCCACGTTTTGAAGGCGACTATGAAATTCCGGCAATCAAGTTTGCATACTTTAATCCTGCAACAGGAAAGTATGTAACCAAATCAACCGATGCTTACACGCTGCACGTTGAAAAAGGAACTGAAGAGCAATCGACCACCGTTATCAGCTCGCGCCGCAAAGAAGACCTGCAACTGATTGGACAGGATATTCGCTTCATCAAGCAGGGAAAACCGATGTTGCAGATAAAAGGACATACGTTCTACGGAAGCACCATCTTCTATTTGATCTACCTGATTACTGCAGTGCTGTTTGTTGTGTTGTATTTCGTGTACCGTAAAAAGGCCCGCGAAAACGCTAACATCGCACTGGTACGAAATAAAAAGGCCAACCGCGTGGCTGTAAAACGTTTGAAGGCGGCTTCCGGTTATATGAAACAAAACAACAACGAAGCATTCCACGAAGCAATTTTAAAAGCGTTCTGGGGCTATTTAAGCGATAAACTGGGAATTCCGGTGGCCGACCTGAACCGTGAAACGGCTGTGGCAAAACTTAACGATCGCAATGTGTCAGAAGAAGTGATTAAAGACTTTGAGGAGGTTATTGACCAGTGCGAATTTGCACGCTATGCTCCGGCTGGTGGATCAGAAGCACGCCATGATTTGTATAAGAAGGCTGAGACGACAATGAGCCGTTTTGAAAAACAAATTAAACGCTAGAACAATGAAAAGGATACTAATATTCATACTACTTATAGCTCCGATTTTTGTGTTCGCACAGGAAACAAATGAGCAACTCTGGGAGAAAGCAAACGCTTATTACACCACCGATGAATACCAGCAAGCTGTTTCTGCCTACGAGCAGATTTTAGCCACCGGCGAAGAGTCGGCAAAAGTATATTTCAACCTGGGAAATGCCTATTTTAAAACCGGCGACATTAACAACGCCATTTTAAATTACGAACGCGCTAAAGTACTGGCTCCACACGACGAAGACATTGCTTTTAACCTGCAGGTTGCCAACCAATATGTGGTTACACAAATCGAAGAATTACCAAAACCGTTTTTCCTCCGTTGGAAAGACTCTATTATCAATAAATACCCTGCCGATACCTGGGCATACATCAGTATTGTGTCGTTTGTTTTGTTCCTTTTACTGCTTGGTGGTTTTTTCTTTAGCAAAACAGTTGCCGTAAAACGCATTTCGTTCTGGATTGGAATTTTCGCTATCCTGCTTTCTGGTTTTGCTGTCTCTCACGCAGCACAGCAAAAAGCAAGGATCAATAACCGGAATACTGCCATTGTTTTTTGCCCGCGCGTTACGGTAAAAAGTTCGCCCAGTGAAAGTGGTACCGACCTCTTTCTGATTTACGAAGGTTTAAAACTGGAAATTACGGATCAGCTCGACAGTTGGACAGAAATAAAACTGGCCGACGGCAACCAGGGATGGCTTCCCGATTCTTGTATTGTAAGAATCTAACCATTCGCTTTTCTTCCTGTCCCCCACTACTTTAACGTACTTGTAATTAAACAAAACAGTATTTTTCTGCGTTGTTTAATTACGAATAATACGTACATACCATTTTTACAAAAGTATCTGAATCATCAGATTGTTGAGATTTTAGTGCATTGCGATTTTATTAGTATATTACAGTAGTAGTGAACATGAAACCAGAATGTATATGAGATTGTACAACGCCTGTTCAATAAAGATCTCTAAAGTTGTAACATCCAGTTACAGCACTTCTTTTTCGTATGCTACCAGTTTATTGCAAAAACAGCATCGCGATGCTATTTACAGCATTTACGGTTTTGTTCGTTTAGCCGATGAAATAGTTGATACTTTTCACGAAAACGACAAAGCCTATCTGCTCAATAAATTCGAAGAAGATTTTAAAGATGCCATGAAACGAGGGATCAGTCTTAATCCGGTTTTGCAAGCTTTTCAGTATACCGTAAATAAGTACAATATCTCACTGGCTCATGTCGATGCTTTTCTCACCAGCATGAGATACGATCTGGAAAAAAAAGAATACAAAACAAAACTGGAGGCCGACCAATATATTTACGGCTCGGCTGATGTAGTTGGATTAATGTGTTTGAAAGTATTTTGCGACGGTGATCAGGAAAAATTCAACGAATTGGTAACGCCCGCGATGAAACTCGGATCAGCTTTTCAGAAAGTAAACTTTTTGAGAGACCTGCGTGAGGACACCGAAACGTTGGGCCGGAAGTATTTTGCAGAATTAATCAGCAAAGAATTTTGTGATGAAGAAAAGAAACGCATTATAAAAGATATTGAAGCCGATTTTGAAGCCGCCTACAAAGGCATAAAAAAGCTGCCCGGAAAATCGAAACTCGCCGTTCTGCTGGCTTATTACTATTACCGTTTACTGCTTAATAAGTTAAAAGAAACTCCTGCCTCAGTAATAATGCAAAGCAGAGTACGAATTCCAAATTATAAAAAAATGTTGATCATGGTAAAAGCAAAAACACTCTATAATCTCGGACTGGTATGACGAACAACAACAAAATAGAAAAAGTTATCCTGGTCGACGAAAACGACAAGGTTCTTGGAGAAATGGAAAAGATGGAGGCGCACGTTAAAGGATTGCTCCACCGGGCCATTTCTGTTTTTATCGTCAATTCGAAAGGAGAATGGCTGATTCATCAACGGGCTTTCAACAAGTATCACTCCAACGGGCTGTGGACCAACACCTGTTGCAGTCACCCCTACCCAGAAGAAGCCAGCGTTGATGCAGCCAACCGCAGATTAATGGAAGAGATGGGAATGAAAGCTCCCTTGCAGGAAATATTTGCGTTTACCTACAAAGAAGAATTGGACAACCAGCTTACCGAACACGAACTCGACCGTGTTTTTATTGGCTTTAGCGATGAAAAGCCACAACCAAATGCCGATGAAGTTTCCAATTGGAAATACATCTACTTCGAAGAATTAAAAAAAGATGTAAAGAACAATCCGCAGAATTATACCGTATGGTTTAAAAAGATATATAAACGAGTGGAAGAACACTTAAACGTAAAAACGTGAATATACTAATTGCCATAGCAGCCTTTTGTTTTATGGAGTTCGTAGCCTGGTCGAACCATAAATTTGTTATGCATGGCTTTTTATGGAAATGGCACCGCGATCATCATGTAAACGACCACAAAAAAAATGCGTCACAAACAGAACTCTACAAACCCGGTTTTGAAAAGAACGATTATTTTTTTCTAGTGTATGCTTTACCGGCAATTATCGTTCTTATCATTGGTTTCTTCTTTAATATTTCAGCTTTAATTGCACTGGGTATTGGCATCAGTTTGTACGGGTTAACTTATTTTGCCATTCACGATGTAATGATCCACCAACGGCTCAACATTCCCTTTTTATCCAACACAAAAAATAAATACCTCAATGCAGTGCGCGAGGCACACCTGGCGCACCATCGCGGTAAAAACATTCGCGATTTTGACAATTATGGTTTACTAATCTTTCAATTTCGTTTTTTAAAGAAATAAATGTCATTGTACTTTATATTACTTACGGCTTCCGGCGCAGTGCCTTTGCTGCTTAGTTTCGATAAACGACTGCAGTTTTACAAACAGTGGAAATATTTGTTTCCTTCCATTCTGTTGGTAGCTCTGGTGTATATAATTTTTGATGTGAATTTCACGAACCGGGGCGTTTGGGGATTTAATCCAGATTATTTATCGGGTATTTATTTGTTTTCACTGCCACTGGAAGAAATCCTGTTTTTTGTGGTTATTCCGTATGCCAGCATTTTTTTGCACGAATCCATTCGGGAATATTTTCCAAGGCTGGAACTACAAAGGTCGTTGAATAAAGGTCTGCTAATAGCTCTTATTTTAATGAATGTGCTGATAGCCATTTTTAACACCGATAAAAGTTATACGTTTTACATTGCAATAAAACTTGCTGCTGTATTACTATTCGTCTTGCTTTTAAACAGCAGAATTACCCGTTCATTTTTTATCACCTTCGGAGTAATCCTGGTTCCTTTTCTAATCGTAAATGGAATTTTAACCGGATCGTTTATTGATGGAGAAGTGGTTTGGTATAACAACAACGAAAACCTGGGGATACGACTATTTACAATACCAATTGAAGATTTTGCCTATGCGTTTAGTATGATTTTATACAACCTTTTGCTGATTGAACAAATCAAAAAATTCGTTAGTAAATGAGCCAAATACAAAACATAGTAAATACATTACGGTCCAATTACAAATATCTTGTATATTTTATTATCATTTTCTACATCGTAGGATTTACGGGACTTACCCTGCCAAAATCCCGTCCGTTTTTTATACACTTAACTCCTTTTGCCTTGTTACTGAGCAGCATTATTGTTGGCTTGTTTCACGGCAAATTCACCATAAAAATTGTTGTAAGCTTTGTTTTTATTTATCTCGTTAGCTTTCTTGTTGAATTAATAGGCGTTAACACCGGAAGTATTTTTGGTAGCTACACTTATAGTCATGGCTTGGGAATACAACTTTTTAACACACCACTTATAATCGGACTAAACTGGTTGTTGCTGGTTTATGTCTCTAACTCGGTAATGCAACGAACCGATTGGAACCCGATAGTAAAAGTTTTTGGAGCGTCTTTTCTACTGCTCGCCTACGATGTGCTTCTTGAACAAGTAGCGCCACTATTGGCAATGTGGACTTTTAGTGAATCCACAGTACCGGTACAAAACTATGTAGCCTGGTTTCTTTTGGCTTTTCTTTTTTCACTGGTAATCAACCTGCTGAAAATAAATACAAAAAACAGAATAGCACCAATAGTTTTTGGCATTCAGGCTTTATTTTTTGCCGCCTTACTTTTAACTTTAAACTAAAACATTGATACTAAAAGCTAAACATCATTTTCTTCTCGATCCGTTTTTCAGACACTACGTGCTTTGGAAAATGAAACGACACTTTAAGTCGTTTTCTATTAATGGCGAGATACAAGACAGCGGATTGCCAATTCTTTTAATATGTAATCACGTGAGTTGGTGGGATGGCATTTGGACTTTATACACCAATCAGCAACTGTTTAAACGGAAATACCATTTTATGATGCTGGAGGAAGAACTGCGAAAGAACTGGTTTTTCCAATACACCGGAGGTTTTTCTATCAGAAAAGAATCTAAATCAATAATCGAAACACTTGATTATACCGCAGAACTACTTTCTGATAAAAACAACCTCATATTGATGTTTCCACAAGGCAACATAAAAAGCATCTACCAGAATAAATTTGTTTTCGAGAAGGGAATTGAAAAGATTTTGCAGCGAACAAAAAATAATATCCAGATCATTTTCCAGGCCAACCTCATCGATTATTTTGCTGATGCGAAACCCAATGCTTTTTTAAACCTGCACCACTACACCGGCGCATGGAATAGTACTGAAATAGAAAATGCATACAACACTTTTTACAACAATTGCCTGAATACGCAAGCTAAAAAAGAAATTTAAGGATGATAATTGCAGCATGGATCATATTCATTTTTACGGTAATTCAACTTTGGGTTGTTTTACTGAATGCAATTTTCAGGCAGCCACTTCCCCCTTGCCCAAATGATTTTAATCCGCTGGTTTCCATTCTTATACCGGCGCGTAACGAAGAACAAAACATTGGCCACCTGCTCCAGGATATTCAACAACAGGAGTGGCAAAACTTTGAGGCGTTGGTGTTTAATGATCAGTCGACTGATAAAACTGCTGAAATTGTTGATGTATTCACAAAAACGGATCAACGTTTTCAGCTGTTCAATTCAAACGGACTTCCGGAGGGTTGGCTGGGGAAGAATTATGGTTGTTACCAACTGGCACAAAAAGCAAAAGGTAGTTACTTTTTATTTCTTGATGCCGATGTACGAATTTCGGGAGCAATTATCTCCGGAACAATTGCCAAAATGCAAAAACACAACTTAGGGTTATTATCTATTTTCCCGAAACAAAACATGTATACCCTGGGCGAATATTTGACTGTGCCAATTATGAATTTCATTTTGCTAAGTTTGTTGCCGCTGGTTTTTGTGCGGGTTCTGCCCTTTTCGTCAATGGCAGCTGCAAACGGGCAATTTATGTTGTTTGATGCAAAAACATACCGTAATAATCAACCACACCAGACTTTTCGGGATAATAAGGTGGAAGACATTTCAATAGCGCAATCCTTTAAAAAGAATGGAATTCGAATTGCATGTTTATCAGGCAATCCTTCAATTTCATGCCGTATGTACAGCTCGTTTAACGATGCCATTAACGGCTTTTCAAAAAATGTAATTATGTTCTTTGGAAACTCCGGATTACTGGCTGTCCTCTTTTGGCTGATCACCACGCTTGGTTTTATTCCCATTCTTATTGGCTTACCAAAAGCATTCGTTTTTACTTATTTTTTCATGCTGGTAGCAATTCGTCTTTTCATCAGTGTTGTCAGTCATCAAAATCCCTTAAAAAACCTGCTGCTGGCCATTCCTCAACAAGTGGTTCTGGGTATTTTCCTTATAAAAGCATTTCTCAACAAATCAAAAAAAGCCTATCAATGGAAAGGAAGAACGATATCATAATTACACTGCTGTTGGTCTTTTTCCTTTCGGGAGGTGCTTTTGCTTCGAACAAGGAAAAGATCTATCAGGCCTACATCAGCAACCGGATGGACGATTGGAAAGTCATAATTGACAGCCTGGAGCAGAACAAAACAGAAAATGCCGACTACCTCAGCGAACTGGTAAACTTCCAATACGGTTACATTGGTTATTGTTTAGGAGCGGACAAGGATAAAGAAGCCAAAGACTACCTCTACCTGGCTGAAAGCAACCTCGAAATACTGGAGAATAAAAATTATAATCCCGCACTTATTAATGCCTATAAAGCGGCTTTCTGGGGATTTAAAATTGGTCTGTCTCCTATAAAGGCCCCAATACTCGGACCCAGGTCTATTAAAAATGTCGATCAGGCGCTGGAAATAAACAACAAGCTCCCTTTTGCCCATGTGCAGTACGGCAATGCTTATTTTTATATGCCGGCAGTTTTTGGCGGATCGAAACAAATTGCCATCGAGCATTTTTTACTGGCTATTGAACAGATGGAAGCTTCACCCGAAGAACTGGCGAACGACTGGAATTATTTGAGTTTACTGAGTCTAACCGGGCAATCGTACGAAAAAGTGGGCGAATACGATAAGGCGAAAAACATATACGAAAAAGCTTTAAAGTTTGAACCCAATTTTAAATGGATTCGAGACGAACTTTATCCTGATTTAAAAACAAAACTGAAGAAATAATGAAGAAAAAGGTTTTGATAGTAGGTGCCGGTATCGGTGGACTGGCTACAGCAATCCGCCTGGTAAAGAACGGATACGATGTTCAGATTCTTGAAAAAAACGAACAGGCAGGCGGCCGGCTAAACCAGATAAAAAAAGATGGATTTACATTTGATACCGGCCCAAGTTTTTTCAGCATGTCGTACGAGTTTGAAGAATTTGCCCAGGATTGTGGCATTCAACTTCCGTTTGAATATGTGGAGCTGGACCCATTGTACACAGTAAATTTCAGGGGCGACGATAAAACCTATTTTTTGTATAAAGACATTGATAAACTGGCCGAACAATTTGCCGACATCGAACCTGATTTTAAAGAAAAGTTTGAACGCTACATGGACAAAGCCGGGGCACTTTTTCACGACACAGTAGACATTGTTATTAAACAAAACTTCGATTCGCTGGCAGGATACGTTTGGGCCTTAATGCGTGTTAACCCGGTACATATTCCGGTATTGTTTCAAAGTTTCTGGAATCATGTAACCAAGTATTTTTCATCGTCACAGGCGCAACAAATTATTTCGCTGGTGGCCTTTTTTCTCGGGCGCACTCCTTTCGATACAATGGGAATTTACAGTCTGCTTTCCTACACCGAATTTAAACACGATGGCTACTACAACGTAAAAGGCGGAATGTATAAAATTATTGAAGGTTTTGTGGATGTGCTAAAAAAGGAAAACGTAAACATTCATTATAACACTGAGATAAAAGAATTTATAGAAAACAATGGATCACTTCAGGCACTCATTGATCAAAACGGCAAATCGTGGTCAGCCGATATTTACCTGATCAATTCAGATGCTGCGTGGTTCCGTGGGAATATTTTTAAACGCCCTGCCTTTGCTCCAGAAAAGCTCGACAAAATGAGCTGGACAATGGGCTACCTTACCTTTTACATCGGGCTGAAATGCAAATTGCCCCAGGTAAATCATCACAACTATTATTTGGGGACCAATTATAAGGATTATGCTGAGAATGTAATGAAGGATCCGGGGACTTTACAGAAACCGTATTACTATGTAAATGTGCTTTCGAAACATAACAACGAATGTGCTCCGGAAGGTTGCGAAAGCCTGTTTTTTGTGTGCCCGGTGCCCAACCTCTATTTTAAGCAAGACTGGTCGGATAAAGATGAAATTGTAGATAGCATCATTGAAGATTTCTCCAGCAGGATTGGGCAGGACATTAAAAGCGAAATCATATCAAGAACGATTTACACACCAAAAGTGTGGCAAAACCGCTTTAATTTACACCGTGGCAGCGGACTGGGACTTTCGCACAATATGAACCAAATTGGCATCATGCGTCCACGTAATGTTGATGAGAAATATAAAAATGTGTTTTATGTAGGCGCATCAACCGTTCCCGGAGCCGGAATTCCGATGGCTATAATCAGCTCAAAACTAGCTTTTAAGCGCATTGAGCAACATGTTTCATAACATAACACAATTCGGGTTATCAATGCAGCATAAAATCATCAATTAATACACTGAATATCAGACCATAACAATTCACCCGATTCATTAATCCCACATATTGATATATATC
The nucleotide sequence above comes from uncultured Draconibacterium sp.. Encoded proteins:
- a CDS encoding BatD family protein: MKKLIIYIFLFCAAIAARAEQTRFTMSAPSAVEMGQQFRLSFQINDRGTNLQLPPGLSDNFQILVGPSISQSSTRITDINGKTTSEVTFSYTYILRAKAEGTFEIRPGSIEVNGKVFESNKLSIQVVKAQAQSNQSQGGTTQPQQGASQNVELDKDNLFVRVDLSKRNVYRGEQIIATVKLYVNPNVPVHGFDEVNLPTYEGFYTQDIDIPQQINFTREVYNDKIYQVGTLKKTILFPQQNGRLTIEPFSMALLIRQRVKARSFFDDFFDNYRTVKARVTSDAVSVNVKDLPSEPANFMGGVGNFNVSSEISSTDVTTNDAVTLTMKISGNGNIRLVRSPELELPSDFEVYDPRATDNVQANDNGVSGNKTIEYLFQPRFEGDYEIPAIKFAYFNPATGKYVTKSTDAYTLHVEKGTEEQSTTVISSRRKEDLQLIGQDIRFIKQGKPMLQIKGHTFYGSTIFYLIYLITAVLFVVLYFVYRKKARENANIALVRNKKANRVAVKRLKAASGYMKQNNNEAFHEAILKAFWGYLSDKLGIPVADLNRETAVAKLNDRNVSEEVIKDFEEVIDQCEFARYAPAGGSEARHDLYKKAETTMSRFEKQIKR
- a CDS encoding tetratricopeptide repeat protein → MKRILIFILLIAPIFVFAQETNEQLWEKANAYYTTDEYQQAVSAYEQILATGEESAKVYFNLGNAYFKTGDINNAILNYERAKVLAPHDEDIAFNLQVANQYVVTQIEELPKPFFLRWKDSIINKYPADTWAYISIVSFVLFLLLLGGFFFSKTVAVKRISFWIGIFAILLSGFAVSHAAQQKARINNRNTAIVFCPRVTVKSSPSESGTDLFLIYEGLKLEITDQLDSWTEIKLADGNQGWLPDSCIVRI
- a CDS encoding squalene/phytoene synthase family protein translates to MRLYNACSIKISKVVTSSYSTSFSYATSLLQKQHRDAIYSIYGFVRLADEIVDTFHENDKAYLLNKFEEDFKDAMKRGISLNPVLQAFQYTVNKYNISLAHVDAFLTSMRYDLEKKEYKTKLEADQYIYGSADVVGLMCLKVFCDGDQEKFNELVTPAMKLGSAFQKVNFLRDLREDTETLGRKYFAELISKEFCDEEKKRIIKDIEADFEAAYKGIKKLPGKSKLAVLLAYYYYRLLLNKLKETPASVIMQSRVRIPNYKKMLIMVKAKTLYNLGLV
- the idi gene encoding isopentenyl-diphosphate Delta-isomerase; amino-acid sequence: MTNNNKIEKVILVDENDKVLGEMEKMEAHVKGLLHRAISVFIVNSKGEWLIHQRAFNKYHSNGLWTNTCCSHPYPEEASVDAANRRLMEEMGMKAPLQEIFAFTYKEELDNQLTEHELDRVFIGFSDEKPQPNADEVSNWKYIYFEELKKDVKNNPQNYTVWFKKIYKRVEEHLNVKT
- a CDS encoding sterol desaturase family protein, which codes for MNILIAIAAFCFMEFVAWSNHKFVMHGFLWKWHRDHHVNDHKKNASQTELYKPGFEKNDYFFLVYALPAIIVLIIGFFFNISALIALGIGISLYGLTYFAIHDVMIHQRLNIPFLSNTKNKYLNAVREAHLAHHRGKNIRDFDNYGLLIFQFRFLKK
- a CDS encoding lycopene cyclase domain-containing protein, which translates into the protein MSLYFILLTASGAVPLLLSFDKRLQFYKQWKYLFPSILLVALVYIIFDVNFTNRGVWGFNPDYLSGIYLFSLPLEEILFFVVIPYASIFLHESIREYFPRLELQRSLNKGLLIALILMNVLIAIFNTDKSYTFYIAIKLAAVLLFVLLLNSRITRSFFITFGVILVPFLIVNGILTGSFIDGEVVWYNNNENLGIRLFTIPIEDFAYAFSMILYNLLLIEQIKKFVSK
- a CDS encoding carotenoid biosynthesis protein, with protein sequence MSQIQNIVNTLRSNYKYLVYFIIIFYIVGFTGLTLPKSRPFFIHLTPFALLLSSIIVGLFHGKFTIKIVVSFVFIYLVSFLVELIGVNTGSIFGSYTYSHGLGIQLFNTPLIIGLNWLLLVYVSNSVMQRTDWNPIVKVFGASFLLLAYDVLLEQVAPLLAMWTFSESTVPVQNYVAWFLLAFLFSLVINLLKINTKNRIAPIVFGIQALFFAALLLTLN
- a CDS encoding lysophospholipid acyltransferase family protein, whose translation is MILKAKHHFLLDPFFRHYVLWKMKRHFKSFSINGEIQDSGLPILLICNHVSWWDGIWTLYTNQQLFKRKYHFMMLEEELRKNWFFQYTGGFSIRKESKSIIETLDYTAELLSDKNNLILMFPQGNIKSIYQNKFVFEKGIEKILQRTKNNIQIIFQANLIDYFADAKPNAFLNLHHYTGAWNSTEIENAYNTFYNNCLNTQAKKEI
- a CDS encoding glycosyltransferase family 2 protein, which gives rise to MIIAAWIIFIFTVIQLWVVLLNAIFRQPLPPCPNDFNPLVSILIPARNEEQNIGHLLQDIQQQEWQNFEALVFNDQSTDKTAEIVDVFTKTDQRFQLFNSNGLPEGWLGKNYGCYQLAQKAKGSYFLFLDADVRISGAIISGTIAKMQKHNLGLLSIFPKQNMYTLGEYLTVPIMNFILLSLLPLVFVRVLPFSSMAAANGQFMLFDAKTYRNNQPHQTFRDNKVEDISIAQSFKKNGIRIACLSGNPSISCRMYSSFNDAINGFSKNVIMFFGNSGLLAVLFWLITTLGFIPILIGLPKAFVFTYFFMLVAIRLFISVVSHQNPLKNLLLAIPQQVVLGIFLIKAFLNKSKKAYQWKGRTIS
- a CDS encoding tetratricopeptide repeat protein; this encodes MERKNDIIITLLLVFFLSGGAFASNKEKIYQAYISNRMDDWKVIIDSLEQNKTENADYLSELVNFQYGYIGYCLGADKDKEAKDYLYLAESNLEILENKNYNPALINAYKAAFWGFKIGLSPIKAPILGPRSIKNVDQALEINNKLPFAHVQYGNAYFYMPAVFGGSKQIAIEHFLLAIEQMEASPEELANDWNYLSLLSLTGQSYEKVGEYDKAKNIYEKALKFEPNFKWIRDELYPDLKTKLKK
- the crtI gene encoding phytoene desaturase family protein, producing the protein MKKKVLIVGAGIGGLATAIRLVKNGYDVQILEKNEQAGGRLNQIKKDGFTFDTGPSFFSMSYEFEEFAQDCGIQLPFEYVELDPLYTVNFRGDDKTYFLYKDIDKLAEQFADIEPDFKEKFERYMDKAGALFHDTVDIVIKQNFDSLAGYVWALMRVNPVHIPVLFQSFWNHVTKYFSSSQAQQIISLVAFFLGRTPFDTMGIYSLLSYTEFKHDGYYNVKGGMYKIIEGFVDVLKKENVNIHYNTEIKEFIENNGSLQALIDQNGKSWSADIYLINSDAAWFRGNIFKRPAFAPEKLDKMSWTMGYLTFYIGLKCKLPQVNHHNYYLGTNYKDYAENVMKDPGTLQKPYYYVNVLSKHNNECAPEGCESLFFVCPVPNLYFKQDWSDKDEIVDSIIEDFSSRIGQDIKSEIISRTIYTPKVWQNRFNLHRGSGLGLSHNMNQIGIMRPRNVDEKYKNVFYVGASTVPGAGIPMAIISSKLAFKRIEQHVS